A stretch of Desulfomonilaceae bacterium DNA encodes these proteins:
- a CDS encoding (Fe-S)-binding protein: protein MGLPAIPIVSDPGLDETVKELTPEKIANVVNRILDNETAARFKVYMKTCVHCGLCSDACHWFLSNDRDPRFSPVGKVKQTLWEIIRRKDSLNPAFLKECSRIAHTECNVCRRCSMYCPFGIDIAYMIMVVRRICSELGMVPQFLQDTVNSHSVTQNQMWVKQDEWIDTLQWQEEEARGEIKTARIPLDKEGADVFYSVIAPEPKILAQLIGNIAQIMAVAKVDWTMPSFDGWDNSNMAMYSGDFETMGRVERYHHEAALKLKARRIVMGECGHAFRGAAYDGPKWLGWRQPPIPLIHAVDFYHELITTGRIKIAKKFETPVTVQEPCNIVRGRGLGQKLREIIAATCEDFRPPDPDFEHNYCCGAGGGAINCGPPWKTSRVKGNRVKAEQLAATKAKIIITPCHNCHSGIEDIVGGYKLGMHVKFFSEILMEVMEIPDEIKV, encoded by the coding sequence ATGGGTTTACCAGCGATTCCGATAGTTAGCGATCCTGGTTTGGATGAAACCGTTAAGGAGCTCACCCCGGAAAAGATAGCAAACGTTGTCAACAGGATATTAGACAATGAAACGGCAGCGAGGTTCAAGGTCTACATGAAGACCTGCGTTCATTGTGGTCTCTGCTCGGACGCTTGCCATTGGTTTTTGTCTAATGATCGAGATCCGCGATTTTCGCCGGTAGGAAAGGTTAAACAGACTCTTTGGGAAATAATCCGGAGGAAAGATTCTCTGAATCCCGCCTTTCTTAAGGAATGTTCTCGGATAGCTCATACTGAATGCAATGTGTGCCGAAGATGTAGCATGTATTGCCCCTTCGGTATTGACATAGCATACATGATTATGGTTGTCCGCCGGATCTGTAGTGAACTGGGAATGGTTCCTCAGTTTCTTCAGGATACTGTCAACAGCCATTCGGTCACTCAGAACCAGATGTGGGTCAAACAGGATGAGTGGATTGATACGTTGCAGTGGCAGGAAGAAGAAGCCAGGGGAGAAATAAAGACCGCACGCATTCCTTTGGATAAGGAGGGAGCGGACGTTTTCTATTCGGTGATAGCGCCTGAACCCAAAATTCTTGCTCAACTTATCGGCAACATTGCTCAAATCATGGCTGTAGCAAAAGTTGACTGGACGATGCCATCTTTTGACGGATGGGACAATAGCAACATGGCGATGTACTCGGGTGATTTCGAGACCATGGGTCGTGTAGAAAGATATCACCATGAGGCGGCTCTAAAGCTCAAAGCTCGAAGGATTGTTATGGGAGAGTGTGGACATGCTTTCAGAGGAGCTGCCTATGACGGTCCGAAATGGCTCGGGTGGCGGCAGCCCCCTATTCCTCTGATACACGCCGTAGATTTCTATCATGAACTCATCACGACTGGCCGCATAAAGATCGCCAAGAAATTTGAGACACCAGTCACGGTCCAGGAACCTTGCAATATCGTCAGAGGGCGGGGATTGGGGCAAAAGCTCAGAGAAATAATTGCGGCGACGTGTGAAGATTTTCGACCACCCGATCCTGATTTCGAACACAATTATTGTTGTGGAGCAGGTGGAGGTGCGATCAATTGTGGTCCTCCCTGGAAAACATCAAGAGTTAAGGGGAACAGGGTGAAGGCTGAGCAGTTGGCTGCTACGAAAGCCAAAATTATTATCACGCCCTGTCACAATTGTCACAGTGGAATCGAAGACATCGTCGGTGGTTACAAGTTGGGCATGCACGTAAAGTTTTTTAGCGAGATACTCATGGAAGTGATGGAAATCCCTGACGAGATCAAAGTTTAA
- a CDS encoding nitrate reductase produces the protein MYEFVSGPLVWIAFIVFVSGMVYQFVTMLRSAKKDKVIYPYMSLKYSLRSLFHWMIPFASRNMRARYEVTIVTFLFHICLILVPIFLLAHIAMFEFAWGLKWGALSQVAGTYMTIIVVLASLFFLIRRLMMPEIQFVTYPSDYLLLAVAAAPFFTGLAANQQWFDYQTTVVVHMITGSVMLMVIPFTRLSHMLFFPFTRAYMGSEFGAVRNAKDW, from the coding sequence ATGTACGAGTTCGTCAGCGGCCCGTTGGTTTGGATAGCCTTCATAGTGTTTGTATCAGGGATGGTCTATCAATTCGTGACCATGCTTAGATCGGCTAAGAAGGACAAGGTTATCTATCCGTATATGAGCCTAAAATATTCGCTTAGGTCATTGTTTCACTGGATGATCCCATTTGCGTCCAGAAATATGAGGGCCAGATATGAAGTGACTATTGTGACTTTTCTGTTTCATATTTGCTTGATTCTGGTCCCTATATTCCTACTTGCGCACATAGCCATGTTCGAGTTTGCTTGGGGTTTGAAATGGGGGGCTTTATCCCAGGTGGCCGGGACTTATATGACGATAATCGTTGTCCTGGCAAGCTTGTTTTTCTTAATTAGGCGACTGATGATGCCCGAAATTCAATTCGTAACCTACCCCTCAGATTATTTGTTGCTTGCAGTCGCGGCGGCCCCATTTTTCACCGGTCTGGCCGCCAACCAGCAGTGGTTTGACTACCAAACAACTGTGGTAGTTCATATGATCACCGGATCAGTAATGCTGATGGTTATCCCTTTTACAAGATTGAGCCACATGCTCTTCTTTCCCTTTACAAGGGCTTACATGGGGTCTGAATTCGGCGCGGTTCGCAACGCCAAGGATTGGTAA